One Malus sylvestris chromosome 14, drMalSylv7.2, whole genome shotgun sequence DNA segment encodes these proteins:
- the LOC126598675 gene encoding late embryogenesis abundant protein At1g64065-like — MASPKEQVKPLAPGNSHHLRSDEEEVGSLHIKLGQRKYVQCCGCVSAVFLIIAVTAIVLGFTMFHVKDPKIKMNEVTFQRLEFSNRTLRADINITLIADVSIKNPNVASFKYSNATTMVYYSRTEVGEGRTPAGVAKARRTSRMNVTVDIVRGKILGVPGFVSEVATGELTMTTYTRIQGTVKVATVKKNVVVELNCTVRYNFSSGKIQRKDC, encoded by the coding sequence ATGGCTTCTCCGAAAGAACAAGTCAAGCCTTTAGCCCCAGGAAACTCACACCATCTCCGCAGTGATGAAGAGGAAGTTGGCTCCTTGCACATAAAGCTCGGGCAAAGAAAATACGTACAATGTTGCGGCTGTGTCTCTGCCGTGTTCTTAATCATAGCTGTAACAGCCATAGTCCTCGGATTCACCATGTTTCACGTAAAGGATCCGAAGATCAAGATGAACGAGGTCACATTCCAACGGCTGGAGTTTTCCAACCGAACCCTACGTGCGGATATTAATATAACACTTATTGCGGATGTCTCCATCAAGAACCCTAACGTGGCATCTTTCAAGTATAGCAATGCCACCACTATGGTTTACTACAGTAGGACGGAGGTCGGCGAAGGGAGGACTCCGGCGGGAGTGGCAAAGGCGAGGCGGACGTCGAGGATGAATGTTACGGTGGATATTGTTCGGGGGAAGATCTTGGGCGTGCCGGGGTTCGTGAGCGAGGTGGCTACAGGGGAACTGACCATGACGACTTATACGAGGATTCAGGGTACGGTGAAAGTCGCCACGGTCAAGAAAAATGTAGTGGTTGAATTGAATTGTACCGTACGGTACAATTTTTCAAGTGGGAAGATtcaaagaaaagattgctaA